The DNA window CCCTTAATTGAAGAAAGATCTCACTGAAGAGCGGGAGGTTTGTAGCCTTTTTGATGGTGCATAGGGGGTTTGGGAGCCCTTTAAAGGTCTGTAACCTCCTTTGTGATGGTGTGAAGGCTTGGAAGCCCCTCACTGAAGAATGGTCAGTGGTGTGTGAGAGATATGTGACCTCTCTAGAATGATATGAGACATGAAAGCCTCCCACTAAAGAGTGCTGCCAGTCCGATACTGTACTAGAGAGTTGTGGGATCCAAGATCAACCCCTAATGAATTGGCGAGAGGCCCCTAAGCATCACTTAAAGAATGAGGATCTTAGATAAACCCCTAATAAAATGGTGAGAGACCCCTAGGCATCACCTAAAGAATGGGGGATCCCGAATCAACCCCCGGTGAATTGTTGAGAGGCCTCTAGGCATCGCTTGGAGAATGAAGATCCTAGATAAACTCCTGGTTAGTTGGTGAGAGGCCTCTAGGCATCACCTAGGAAATGGAGGATCCTGGATCAACCCTTGACGAATTGGTGAGAGACCCCTAGGCATCACCTGGGGAATATGGATCCCAAATCAACTCCTAATGAATTGGTGAGAGGCCCCTAGGCATCTCCTGAAGAATGAGGATCCTAGATCAACCCCTAATGAATTGGTGAGAGGCCCCTAGGCATCTCTTGAAGAATGAGGATCCCAGATCAACCCCTGGTGATTGTGGGGATATCGATTTAGGGAGACCAAATCAATTCTCTTCGAAGAGAGTGGCCGAAAGCCCTCACTTGAGATCTGTAGTTAGGGAATGTAtgttaaagatatattatttttatttaaaaaataaacttacattcTTATTGAAGATTATACATCATAAGATGATTCGTTGGGATTCAAGGAGCCTGAAGAGTTTGGTATGAAACAACAAGATTGGTAACTAAGGTCCATCCCATGGTAATTGAGAGAGCGTGTCTGGAGTACCATCTATATACGCGGGTATCGCAATGACACGAGCGACCCCTAAAGGGACCTTATGAAGGCAAAATACTCTTCTGAAAGTCATTTTGCCCAAACTTTTATGAGTAGTGTAACGAGATATGGACGCTGGGAGCGACcaatggtgatggtgatgggcTCAAGTGTGTTACCAGAGTTGCCAAGACTTGTTGGGGTGGAAAGGTCTGATTTTGACCTTGAGTTGCCAATACTGTTTAGGTGAGAAATTGCACTTGACTTGTGAGTTGTTGAAGGTCTGGTTGGGTAGAAGTGTTCGTGATAACAAGTAAATTTACCTTACATCCTGACCCATGTGTGTCTTAATTGTGTGCCATGGAATAACCtgaaaatgtcaaaaataagttttagaaactgATGGCTTTTTGATCAATTTCCCACAGACAGAGCCATTAAAGAtgtccaaaaaaaatccaagtagtcCAGGAATAGGGCTTTTGGGTTGGATAACCGGTTAATTAATTGGTCCTAAAAGTCTCATCTATTCTTCCTAGCCAAAGGTGGTTGATAACTTATACTTAGTGTTTGGTAGGTCAATGTGGCTTGTGGCTAGTACCTGCAAAAGGTCCCATTTGATGAAGGTTGGGACTCTTCGATGGTAAAGTCAGTAactttatagagagagaaaatataatgatattttagagagatagactctaaaaatatacatgctaaaaatgttgagaatgaagagattgtgaacctttaTTCTGAAGGTCTTATGGTGTATTTATATCCCATGAGTCTTGTCCTTTTACAAAGAGGAGGGTATGTGGTGTAATCTATTCAAAATAATACGTATTGGATCGGTATAAAATACCGAGAGACCCATATGAGGTCTAAGAAAAAATCGCTTGTGAGTGTTGGGCTCAAGCAAGGTGCCTGAGCCCACGAGAGGTGAAAGTGGGTCCGGGAGCGCTGTCTGGACCCAAACACACTGGGTTCGGGTGTGATAGCCTGAGCCCACGAGAGGTGGAAGTGGGTCCGGATGGGCTATGTGGACTTAAACACATTGGCTCTGGTATATTAAAGGTGAGAAATAGATTCAGGTGTGCTACGTGGACTTAAGTATGTTGGGCTCGAATATGGAAGCCCGAGCCTACAGGGGTGCACTCCCAATCTGGGTGTGCACCCTGTATAAGCACGGGCAACAGCCTGAGCTAGGCTCTTTGGATGTTGGGTTCGAGCTATTATCCCCGAGCCCATTCTTTAGACTCCTGTTGTAATTTGTCTAAGGAGTATTCTTGTTGAGCCTATTTAGAGAGaatcttttgagtttattttaaagtgttttttgaattcattttatttgaatcGATCAAGATATTTCCTAaactgttaaaaatatatttttgattagAGTGGGAGTAAGATGAGGAGGCACCAGGTAATTTAACCATTTTAAGAGCTCGGCCTTGATCCGGTAAGTGGGGAGAGGCTGCCATTTCCTGGCAAACGGTTTGGCCCATTTCCTATATCAATGTTGGAGCCAGGACTCAGGaggtcaatttgtttttctctcaagTTATCAACAAAATTGTAAATCACATCCAACCAACCATAATGGAGCCGTAGTCTCAATATGATATATATCCttgtcatcaaataaaaaaagagaaagtagCCATACCATTATAGGTCcacaattgaaaagaaaacccgGAGAAGTAAATGGATCttcacaaaacaaaatactaaatatTGTGTTCTTTCAGGCCATTTAAGCAAAGGGTAGAAGTCACCATAGTAGTGCCTTGACTCTGCCTTCTTCTACCTACCTAGGTAGTGCGCATCTTATTTAGTGCCTGCACACATGAATGGAGCGACAAAACCAGTTACCTCACAAGCCCTAAATTAAGGATGCCCCAAGATGTCTGCGGCCATGACTTCTCTTTAGCTTTCATCAACAAGACCCTGGCCCAAGCAATCCATCCTTCCCAAGACATCCTCTTATCCCAAGGACTACCCCACTCTAACAAGAGTGTGACCCCTCTCTCAGCTTCTTTCTCGGCCTCCTCAAACCTCCCTTTTGTCAAATAAAATTGACCCAAGACCACATGAGGCTCACCAACAAAAGGGTTCTTCTCAATGCTGCTCACCAACAACTCCTCAGCCCTCTCCAACCCTCCCTTTGAGGTATCACAAACAGCTTCCCAATACAAGTCCCTTGCCACTACCTGCTCTCTTGCATCCAAAACTTGAGTACAATTCTCAAAAACTGGTGCCAACACAAGCTCTATatcttcatctctctctctgtcaACTTCAAAACCACCAGCCCTCTTCCTCTCTTCAATAAAAATCTCTTCCTCTCTCACAATCAAAGAGTAAATTGCACCCATccttgatattgaattgatCCATAGCCCTGGCTTGCCATCTCCAGGCCACAAAGCACCAAAATTATTCCCTAGAAACTCAAGACGACCATCAAAGTTTTCAAACAACAAATCTTGAAAACCAAAAAGTTGATCACTAAAATCAGCCATGGTCATCAAGAGAAAAACACCCACCATTCTTCTGGTCACTAAAACATCTTCTCCACTCTTTATATGCTTCACTGTTATCCCACTGGCAGGCAAAAGAGAAGCCAGTTTCTTCCTCCAAGACTCCTCTCCATTGAACAAACCCTTCTCTCCTGCATTCCTCAGTGACAACTCAGAAGCTTTAAGGTGTTCAACAAGTTCTATATCAGAATACTTGAACAACAGATCATCATGGATCAATGATTGGCGAGGGACAATACAAAACAAGTGAATCAACCTTTCAGCAGCCTCACCAACATGGTTGCGAACAACATCTCGACCGGTGTTAGGATCAAAGATAGCAAGATTGACATAAGAATTGGAATAGGCAGAATGGAAAAGGCCACAGAGACAGACAGAGTCAGGGGCTTTCCATATCTTGAGAATACGGTAAATTTCAACTAGGTGATCAAGAAAGCTGCCATGTTTGTGCCAGCATTCACCAGCACCAACAGAACGTAACACAGAAATGAGGGAAGGCAAGTTCTTATCAATGGATTCTAGCTCTCCTCTAAGGAAAGGACGAGCTGAGGCCAAAAGGGTTTGCAGGTAGTTGGTTTCTTGGGAATCTTCACATGGTGAGACAGTGAAGGATGAGGGCATGGTTTAGATGTTGAGTGAGCTACGGGAGCGTGAAATGGACGGAGAGGAAGATTTTgctaaaaaagaagatatgGGGGGTGGGAAGTAGCAGAGACGTGAAGGGCACTGATTCTCTTAATGTATCAAAATGGCGGATCAGTTGGAAGGGATAAGGATTGTTTTGTCGTGGGAGGGAGTTGAGATCACTTACGACATccgtttatttttatgttttaaagtaactttaaaaaattttaaattttattttattttaaattaattttttaaaatcattttaatgcattaatataaaaattaatttttaaaaaataaaaaaatattatttaaatatattttaaaataaaaaataatcgtt is part of the Populus trichocarpa isolate Nisqually-1 chromosome 7, P.trichocarpa_v4.1, whole genome shotgun sequence genome and encodes:
- the LOC7465588 gene encoding uncharacterized protein LOC7465588, whose amino-acid sequence is MPSSFTVSPCEDSQETNYLQTLLASARPFLRGELESIDKNLPSLISVLRSVGAGECWHKHGSFLDHLVEIYRILKIWKAPDSVCLCGLFHSAYSNSYVNLAIFDPNTGRDVVRNHVGEAAERLIHLFCIVPRQSLIHDDLLFKYSDIELVEHLKASELSLRNAGEKGLFNGEESWRKKLASLLPASGITVKHIKSGEDVLVTRRMVGVFLLMTMADFSDQLFGFQDLLFENFDGRLEFLGNNFGALWPGDGKPGLWINSISRMGAIYSLIVREEEIFIEERKRAGGFEVDRERDEDIELVLAPVFENCTQVLDAREQVVARDLYWEAVCDTSKGGLERAEELLVSSIEKNPFVGEPHVVLGQFYLTKGRFEEAEKEAERGVTLLLEWGSPWDKRMSWEGWIAWARVLLMKAKEKSWPQTSWGILNLGLVR